One genomic segment of Mesoterricola silvestris includes these proteins:
- the glgP gene encoding alpha-glucan family phosphorylase, which produces MASKLPQVAYFCMEYALDSTFKIYSGGLGILAGDYFKGVKDHGFPMVGIGIRWKQGYGEQHVDPATGKVFDAYRTGDHGFLEDTGVTVKVEIKGRPVHIKVWKVASFGVDSLYLLDTDLEANDGEARWITGQLYGWFGEERVAQEMVLGIGGVRALQALKIKPDVYHFNEGHALFAGFELIRRRMARGATFQDALARTREEVVFTTHTPIVQGNESHPIERFMYLGANLGLTRAQLKQLGGSPFNMTVGALRMSRIANAVAELHRVTANGMWKGVKGRCEIIGITNAIHHGTWVDPKMLDLAAKGRKDALWTRHMENKRKLIDFVEARNGVKLDPDALLIGFSRRAAPYKRSNFIFTDRSFIEPLLRSGKVQIVFSGKAHPLDDNGKVIVEDILEMTRLYPGRVVFLENYDMEIGALLTRGSDVWLNNPRRPKEASGTSGMKAAQNGVLNLSILDGWWPEACDHGRNGWQFGDGFESPRDAVLDKHDFKAFRKVLAEEVLPTYYQDRPRWVDMMVRSIQDTREAFGVKRMLDEYYARMYKRS; this is translated from the coding sequence ATGGCATCAAAACTACCTCAGGTCGCCTATTTCTGCATGGAATACGCCCTGGATAGCACCTTCAAGATCTACTCCGGGGGCCTCGGCATCCTCGCCGGCGACTATTTCAAGGGCGTCAAGGACCACGGCTTTCCCATGGTGGGCATCGGCATCCGGTGGAAGCAGGGTTACGGCGAGCAGCACGTGGATCCGGCCACCGGCAAGGTCTTCGACGCGTACCGCACCGGCGACCACGGCTTCCTGGAGGACACCGGGGTCACCGTCAAGGTGGAGATCAAGGGCCGCCCCGTGCATATCAAGGTGTGGAAGGTCGCGTCCTTCGGCGTGGACAGCCTCTACCTGCTGGACACGGACCTGGAGGCCAACGACGGCGAGGCCCGGTGGATCACGGGCCAGCTCTACGGATGGTTCGGCGAGGAGCGGGTGGCCCAGGAGATGGTGCTGGGCATCGGCGGCGTGCGGGCCCTGCAGGCCCTTAAGATCAAGCCCGACGTCTACCACTTCAACGAGGGCCACGCCCTCTTCGCCGGCTTCGAGCTCATCCGGAGGCGCATGGCGCGGGGCGCCACCTTCCAGGACGCCCTGGCCCGCACCCGGGAGGAGGTGGTGTTCACCACCCACACCCCCATCGTGCAGGGCAACGAATCCCACCCCATCGAGCGCTTCATGTACCTGGGCGCCAACCTGGGCCTGACCCGGGCCCAGCTCAAGCAGCTGGGGGGCTCCCCCTTCAACATGACGGTGGGCGCCCTGCGCATGAGCCGCATCGCCAACGCCGTGGCCGAGCTCCACCGGGTCACGGCCAACGGGATGTGGAAGGGCGTCAAGGGCCGCTGCGAGATCATCGGCATCACCAACGCCATCCACCACGGCACCTGGGTGGACCCGAAGATGCTGGACCTCGCCGCCAAGGGACGGAAGGACGCCCTGTGGACCCGCCACATGGAGAACAAGCGCAAGCTCATCGATTTCGTGGAGGCCCGCAACGGCGTGAAGCTGGATCCGGACGCCCTCCTCATCGGCTTCTCCCGGCGCGCCGCGCCCTACAAGCGCTCCAATTTCATCTTCACCGACCGCAGCTTCATCGAGCCCCTGCTCCGGAGCGGCAAGGTGCAGATCGTGTTCTCCGGCAAGGCCCACCCCCTGGACGACAACGGCAAGGTCATCGTGGAGGACATCCTGGAGATGACCCGGCTCTACCCCGGCCGGGTGGTCTTCCTGGAGAACTACGACATGGAGATCGGGGCCCTGCTCACCCGCGGATCCGACGTGTGGCTCAACAACCCGCGCCGGCCCAAGGAGGCCTCGGGCACGTCCGGCATGAAGGCCGCCCAGAACGGAGTGCTCAACCTCTCCATCCTCGACGGGTGGTGGCCCGAGGCCTGCGACCACGGCCGCAACGGCTGGCAGTTCGGGGACGGCTTCGAGAGCCCCAGGGACGCCGTGCTGGACAAGCACGACTTCAAGGCCTTCCGGAAGGTCCTGGCGGAGGAGGTGCTGCCCACGTACTACCAGGACCGGCCGCGGTGGGTCGACATGATGGTCCGCTCCATCCAGGACACCCGGGAGGCCTTCGGGGTCAAGCGGATGCTGGACGAGTACTACGCCCGGATGTACAAGCGCTCGTGA
- a CDS encoding alpha-amylase family glycosyl hydrolase gives MARNLFFVVAAASALVWTGCGGGGGGATLTQPALSIDADPAQSPVADAAYHKIPSNALGALVDGTNVTFNYWNPTAPSVTVNFYAKWDDSLSSPAATLSLTKGANSVWTSGSIPIPAARFYVYNVGGTYVLDAYARSMAQWVHTGKDSISGDSKGKGAILDPADTVPDGGWTLYAGTSAFFDGSAMKAADGSASPYGYASARDAIIYEAGIRDLTVDPSVTGFAAGHRWGTFKGLVDMLPHIQKLGVTHVQLLCPLQNYNYNQTAIATREMDASLTSGANYNWGYDPQNYFTPTGMYSADPATPAARINELKTLVNEIHKAGMGVILDVVYNHTANTGVLGDLSGTNYYYRTTSRNGAGSQDVMSEHKMVRKLIVDSVKHWVNAYHVDGFRFDLMGVLDTVTIKDAYAEAAAANPRTLFVGEGWTGFYSGAASDYNGDAIAGADQTSASAFAGMNIGMFSDAYRQIFKNGYPNDGSTAFLTGAGQSLAGLFANVSGKPTNFTAPSTNNVVNYLTCHDNLCYYDVLACATNAAKTQDSVILQRAKVGYATLLTSQGIAFLHAGDEMFRTKETTAAKGAANTKSSTTRTFVDNSYNASDAINMVAWSNVYAGDPIAGGFANYAVAQNGYKLYAYTQGLVALRKRTNAFRLPDAYLASNLTSILPAGAGSTGLAFGYKAVSTDLTGTYYVFHNADAVPQTFTADASLAGATLLVDGDAAGVTPIASSTTVTVSGASVTVAPLSSAVFKLQ, from the coding sequence GTGGCCAGGAACCTGTTCTTCGTTGTGGCGGCCGCCTCGGCCCTGGTGTGGACCGGCTGCGGCGGGGGAGGCGGCGGCGCCACCCTGACCCAGCCGGCGCTCTCCATCGACGCCGACCCGGCCCAGTCCCCCGTGGCGGACGCCGCCTACCACAAGATCCCCAGCAACGCACTGGGGGCCCTGGTGGACGGAACCAACGTCACCTTCAACTACTGGAACCCCACGGCGCCCTCCGTGACGGTGAACTTCTACGCCAAATGGGACGATTCCCTGTCCTCCCCGGCGGCCACCCTGAGCCTGACCAAGGGGGCCAATTCCGTGTGGACCAGCGGCTCCATCCCCATCCCGGCCGCCAGGTTCTACGTGTACAACGTCGGGGGGACCTACGTGCTGGACGCCTACGCCAGGTCCATGGCCCAGTGGGTGCACACCGGGAAGGACTCCATCTCCGGAGATTCCAAGGGCAAGGGCGCGATCCTGGATCCGGCCGACACCGTCCCCGACGGCGGCTGGACGCTCTACGCGGGCACCTCCGCCTTCTTCGACGGCTCCGCCATGAAGGCCGCGGACGGCTCGGCCTCCCCATACGGGTATGCCTCCGCGCGGGACGCCATCATCTACGAGGCCGGGATCCGGGACCTCACCGTGGATCCCTCGGTCACCGGGTTCGCCGCGGGCCACCGCTGGGGCACCTTCAAGGGCCTGGTGGACATGCTGCCCCACATCCAGAAGCTGGGCGTCACCCATGTGCAGCTCTTGTGCCCCCTCCAGAACTACAACTACAACCAGACCGCCATCGCCACCCGGGAGATGGACGCGTCCCTGACCAGCGGGGCCAACTACAACTGGGGCTACGACCCGCAGAACTACTTCACCCCCACCGGCATGTACTCCGCCGACCCCGCCACGCCCGCGGCCCGCATCAACGAGCTGAAGACCCTGGTCAACGAGATCCACAAGGCGGGCATGGGCGTGATCCTGGACGTGGTCTACAACCACACGGCCAATACCGGCGTGCTGGGGGATCTCTCGGGGACCAACTACTACTACCGCACCACCAGCAGGAACGGCGCGGGGAGCCAGGACGTCATGTCCGAGCACAAGATGGTGCGCAAGCTCATCGTGGATTCCGTGAAGCACTGGGTGAACGCCTACCACGTGGACGGCTTCCGCTTCGACCTCATGGGCGTGCTGGACACCGTGACCATCAAGGACGCCTACGCCGAGGCCGCCGCCGCCAACCCCCGGACCCTCTTTGTCGGCGAAGGCTGGACGGGGTTCTACTCCGGGGCCGCCTCCGACTACAACGGCGACGCCATCGCCGGCGCGGACCAGACCAGCGCCTCGGCCTTCGCGGGCATGAACATCGGCATGTTCTCCGACGCCTACCGCCAGATCTTCAAGAACGGCTACCCCAACGACGGATCCACGGCCTTCCTCACCGGGGCGGGGCAGTCCCTGGCCGGGCTCTTCGCCAACGTCTCCGGCAAGCCCACCAACTTCACGGCCCCCTCCACCAACAACGTGGTGAACTACCTCACCTGCCACGACAACCTCTGCTACTACGACGTCCTGGCCTGCGCCACCAACGCCGCCAAGACCCAGGATTCCGTCATCCTGCAGCGGGCCAAGGTGGGCTACGCGACCCTGCTCACCTCCCAGGGCATCGCCTTCCTCCACGCCGGCGACGAAATGTTCCGCACCAAGGAGACCACCGCCGCCAAGGGCGCCGCCAACACCAAGTCCAGCACCACCCGGACCTTCGTGGACAACTCCTACAACGCCTCCGACGCCATCAACATGGTGGCCTGGTCCAACGTCTACGCCGGCGACCCCATCGCCGGGGGCTTCGCCAACTACGCCGTCGCGCAGAACGGGTACAAGCTCTACGCCTACACCCAGGGCCTGGTGGCCCTGCGCAAGCGCACCAACGCCTTCCGCCTTCCCGACGCCTACCTGGCCTCCAACCTCACGTCCATCCTCCCCGCCGGCGCCGGCTCCACCGGCCTGGCCTTCGGGTACAAGGCCGTCTCCACGGACCTCACGGGCACCTACTACGTCTTCCACAACGCCGACGCCGTCCCCCAGACCTTCACCGCCGACGCCAGCCTCGCGGGCGCCACCCTCCTGGTGGACGGCGACGCCGCAGGCGTCACCCCCATCGCCTCCTCCACCACCGTGACCGTCAGCGGCGCCAGCGTGACGGTGGCGCCGCTCTCCTCGGCGGTGTTCAAGCTCCAATAG